One Leucobacter muris DNA segment encodes these proteins:
- a CDS encoding amidohydrolase: MVSTLFLHGAIRSLESETAVHEAMLVEDGRIVALGSEGELRGIAPAGTETVELDGGVVLPGFHDAHFHIGNLARELEAPDLRGAASLGETLDRLRAWADAHPGDGWVLGGRWDRNLWPAGEMPTRQALDALFGSRPVSLPSVDGHAVWANTAGLRVAGIDAGTPDPVGGRIEREPGSQEPTGLLLEAAGDDIRDRSEAALVGELHRLLARAQQTLLACGITQITNFEGEDVRAGLERLRADGCLAIRVHVGVAMGDLDLAIAEGRRTGRGDDWLTDGPVKLFSDGALGSHTAHLHEDFAGEPGNHGIEVIPFDELCELVERAVSHGIAVATHAIGDRANTLVLDAYERHRELTAAAGLTNRVEHAQHLRWQDVPRFAELGVVASQQPIHCTSDFPLSVELLGDRDIAHYPWRSLLDSGALVAFGSDAPVEPANPLYGVHAAVTRQNREGMPPGGREPEQRIALLDALRAFTEGGARAAGLADRVGRLAPGLLADFVVLDRDIFAVEPHEIPDLTVRTTVVGGRVVYRAD, encoded by the coding sequence ATGGTTTCCACGCTGTTCCTGCACGGGGCGATCCGCTCGCTCGAGTCCGAGACCGCGGTGCACGAGGCGATGCTCGTGGAGGACGGTCGCATCGTCGCTCTCGGCTCCGAGGGCGAACTGCGCGGAATCGCGCCCGCCGGCACCGAGACCGTCGAACTCGACGGGGGCGTCGTGCTGCCGGGCTTCCACGACGCCCACTTCCACATCGGCAACCTCGCCCGAGAGCTCGAGGCGCCCGACCTCCGCGGCGCGGCCTCGCTCGGCGAGACCCTCGACCGGCTGCGAGCCTGGGCCGACGCCCACCCGGGCGACGGATGGGTGCTCGGCGGCCGCTGGGACCGCAATCTCTGGCCCGCCGGCGAGATGCCGACCCGCCAGGCGCTCGACGCGCTCTTCGGTTCCCGCCCCGTGTCCCTGCCGAGCGTCGACGGCCACGCGGTCTGGGCGAACACGGCCGGCCTGCGCGTCGCCGGCATCGACGCCGGCACCCCCGACCCGGTCGGCGGCCGCATCGAGCGCGAACCCGGCTCGCAGGAGCCGACCGGCCTGCTGCTCGAGGCCGCGGGCGACGACATCCGCGACCGCTCCGAGGCCGCGCTCGTCGGCGAGCTGCACCGCCTCCTCGCGCGGGCCCAGCAGACGCTCCTCGCCTGCGGCATCACCCAGATCACCAACTTCGAGGGCGAAGACGTGCGCGCCGGGCTCGAACGACTACGGGCCGACGGGTGCCTCGCGATCCGCGTGCACGTCGGGGTCGCGATGGGCGACCTCGACCTCGCGATCGCCGAGGGCCGGCGCACCGGCCGCGGCGACGACTGGCTCACCGACGGTCCAGTCAAACTCTTCTCGGACGGCGCGCTCGGATCCCACACCGCGCATCTGCACGAGGACTTCGCGGGAGAGCCCGGCAACCACGGCATCGAAGTCATCCCCTTCGACGAGCTCTGCGAACTCGTCGAGCGGGCCGTGAGCCACGGCATCGCCGTCGCCACCCACGCGATCGGCGACCGGGCCAACACCCTCGTGCTCGACGCCTACGAGCGCCACCGCGAACTCACGGCCGCCGCCGGCCTCACCAATCGCGTCGAGCACGCCCAGCACCTGCGCTGGCAGGACGTGCCCCGCTTCGCCGAGCTCGGCGTCGTCGCCTCCCAGCAGCCGATCCACTGCACGAGCGACTTCCCGCTGAGCGTCGAACTGCTCGGAGACCGCGACATCGCGCACTACCCGTGGCGATCGCTGCTCGACTCGGGCGCGCTCGTCGCCTTCGGCTCGGACGCCCCGGTCGAACCGGCGAACCCGCTCTACGGGGTGCACGCCGCGGTGACCCGCCAGAACCGCGAGGGCATGCCGCCCGGCGGGCGCGAGCCCGAACAGCGGATCGCGCTGCTCGACGCGCTGCGCGCCTTCACCGAGGGCGGCGCCCGCGCCGCCGGCCTCGCCGATCGTGTCGGTCGGCTCGCCCCGGGCCTCCTCGCCGACTTCGTCGTGCTCGACCGCGACATCTTCGCGGTCGAACCCCACGAGATCCCGGATCTCACCGTGCGCACCACCGTCGTCGGCGGCCGGGTCGTCTACCGGGCCGACTGA
- a CDS encoding LysR family transcriptional regulator, with translation MLNPVHLRTLLEVVRLGSFAGAANRLGYTPSAVSQQMAALEHDSGVRLFERTARSARPTQAAEIMAQHAVNVLAELDALLEAAAGAGLDTREELRLSIYASLAHRVFPDLLTEQLVDEPLLGVRLTIRDPSPAIQALRNGEEVDVSLVYQVGDSGLSWPDSVHPEYLGEDRYRVVVPESWDPHRHGPVSASQLVGRPWVLHHPGSSDIAEIEGAFSARELRPRVVARCDDFSVSLKLIGSGYAASFMPEVALGELPAGVRVLDVPEIALSRRVWALVSRRAPQQPVQRLLRRMREAITRDGAPLE, from the coding sequence ATGCTCAACCCCGTCCACCTGCGCACGCTGCTCGAGGTCGTGCGCCTCGGATCCTTCGCCGGCGCCGCGAACCGCCTCGGCTACACGCCCTCGGCGGTCTCCCAGCAGATGGCGGCGCTCGAGCACGATTCCGGGGTGCGGCTGTTCGAGCGCACCGCGCGCAGCGCCCGCCCCACGCAGGCCGCCGAGATCATGGCGCAGCACGCCGTCAACGTGCTCGCCGAGCTCGACGCCCTGCTGGAGGCCGCGGCCGGCGCCGGGCTCGACACGCGGGAGGAGCTGCGCCTGAGCATCTACGCGAGCCTCGCGCACCGGGTCTTCCCCGATCTGCTGACCGAGCAGCTCGTCGACGAGCCGCTGCTCGGGGTGCGCCTCACGATCCGCGATCCCTCCCCAGCCATCCAGGCGCTCCGCAACGGCGAGGAGGTCGACGTGTCGCTCGTCTACCAGGTCGGCGACAGCGGGCTGTCGTGGCCGGACTCGGTGCACCCCGAGTACCTCGGCGAGGATCGCTACCGCGTCGTGGTGCCCGAGAGCTGGGATCCGCACCGGCACGGCCCGGTGAGCGCGTCGCAGCTCGTCGGCCGCCCGTGGGTGCTGCACCATCCCGGATCGAGCGACATCGCCGAGATCGAGGGCGCGTTCTCGGCCCGCGAGCTGCGGCCGAGGGTCGTCGCCCGCTGCGACGACTTCTCGGTGTCGCTGAAGCTCATCGGCAGCGGCTACGCGGCGTCGTTCATGCCGGAGGTGGCGCTCGGCGAACTGCCAGCCGGCGTGCGCGTGCTCGACGTGCCCGAGATCGCGCTCTCGCGACGGGTGTGGGCGCTCGTCTCCCGGCGCGCCCCCCAGCAGCCCGTGCAGCGTCTACTGCGCCGGATGCGCGAGGCGATCACCCGAGACGGGGCGCCACTGGAGTGA